DNA from Roseimicrobium sp. ORNL1:
GGCCTATCTGACCAAGGCCTCCATCACGCCCATGCTCCTGGTCTTCGTGGGGGTCAGCACGCTGCGTTGCTTCTGGGAAATGCTCAGCGCGCGGCGACGCGGCTTCACGCTGAATGACACCAACCTCTGGCACTGGCGCAACCACCTCGTGGGCGTGGTGATGCTGGCCATGATGCACCTGCTCACGGCCGGTCCCCGCCTCTCGTACTCGCAGGAGCACTTCGGCAGCATGACCCACTCCTTCCCCTCCTACTGGATGTGGATGGACAAGTTCGATCCGGACTGCATCCGCTGGATGGATGAGCACAACACGCGCGATGAACTGGAGGCCATGCTGCCTGCAGACAAGCCCTCACTCGGCAAGTACCTGCAGACCCACACGCGGGAGGAGTTCGTTACACGCCTGAAGGACGGCACCTGGAACCGGGTCACCGAATTCCTCTGGCCGAAGCAGACGAAGCGCAGCAACAAGGTAGAAAACCAGAAGCCGTGGCGCGGTGTGCTGGAGTGGCGCGGCATCTATCTGGCCTGGCTGGTGCTGATGCTGGGCGGCCTGCTGGTGGCGCTGCAGCGGGCGACCCCGCGACCGGAGCATGCCGGACATGTGGTCTTCCGCCACGGGACCGTCACCACGCTGCTCTTCGTGGTGGGATGTTTCCTGATATACGCATTCGCCTACGGCTGGTACGCGCCCATCGCCCGGGGAAGCGGGGATCGCTTCATGCTCTCCATGTACCTGCCGCTGGTCTTCAGTATCATCTGGGGTGCGGAGTCCATCGTCAAACGCATCCGCCGTCGGCAGGGCAACCCGTGGATTGGCAGGGTGTACCTTGGTGCGCAGTGGCTGCTATTCCTGGCCATCGCATGGCGTTTCGTGGAAATCCTCCGCTCACCGCAGTTCTCCAACCTCTGACCTTCCGGCATGGCGGCGTCCCCACCCAGTCTCCTGCTCTGTTTTGACTTCGACGGCACGCTTGTGCATCACGAGTGCGAGCCGCCATTTCATCCGGCCATGGCGGACATGTTGCGCGACTTCCGGCGGCGCGGTGCGATCTGGGTGGTGAATACCGGGCGCAGCCTGAGCCAGACTCTGGACGGCCTGGCCCAGCACAACATCTTCATGCTGCCGGACTACATCATCGCGCAGGAATGCGAGATCTACCGGCCGGGCTTCTTCAGACCGTGGACCGATTTCGGAAGCTGGAACTCCAAGGCACGCCGGGCGCATGACCACTTCATCGAAAAGCACGCGCGTTTCCTTGAGGGAATCCGGCAGCACGTGCAAACCCAGACCCAGGCGGAGTTCCTCATGGGTGACCTCGGCCAGGTGGGCGTCGTCGCACGAGATGAGCCGGAGCTGGATGAAATCTGCGCCGTCATCGAAGCCTGGCGCGCCGAGCAGCCGGACATCGGATACCATCGCAACGGGCGCTACCTGCGCTTCTCCCACGCGGATTTCAGCAAGGGCACTGCGCTCCGGGAACTGGCCCGCCTGCTCAAAGTTCCCCGCGAGCGCATCTTCGCCGCGGGCGACAACCACAATGACCTCTCCATGCTGGACCAGTCCATTGCGGGGAACATCGCCTGCCCGGTGAATGCCTTGGACCCGGTGAAGGCGCATGTGCAGGCCCACGGCGGCTACCTCGCCAGCCGGGTGGCCAGCGAGGGCATGATGGAATCGCTGGGACATTTTTTCCCTTCCCAAGCGCAACCCGGCAACCCGAGGAACCCTCGACGGTAGCGACCAGCTCTAGGTCAGGGCCTTGGGAATATCAGCGTTCTGGGTGGCCCTGTGAACTTCGTTGAAGAGACAAATGTTTCCATTTGACGGAGGCGCCAGCCGGACTACGATACCGACCCCGCTTTTCAGAAATCTTCAATTCCTAACCCGTCCCCGTCTCCCATGCCCGAAGTTCAGGTCAAAAAAGGTGAACCTGTAGACCGCGCCCTTAAGCGTCTCAAGACCAAGCTCGAATCCGAAGGCATCTTGGACGAAGTGCGCCGTCTGCGCGCTTTTGAAACTCCCAAGGAAAAGCTCCGCCGCAAGGCCCGTGCTGCCGCCAAGCGTGGTAAGATCCGCTTCCGCTTCACGATGAACCGCCCCAACGCCGGCGAAAAGGCCGTGGCCGCTGAAGCTCCCGCTCCCGCCGCTCAGGCCTAAGTTGCCTGGACAGAAGTTTTTTGAAGAACCCTTCCGCCATGCGGAAGGGTTCTTTGTTTTTATGGCAGGCTGGCAGCCAGAATCTGGAAGCCTTATTGCTCCTCAAGCCCGTAAACGAGCCCGGCGACGAAATGCAACGCACGCAAATCCCGTGAGCAGGAGCAGCATCCGGCCCGGCTCCGGGACGGCAATGACGTTTCCAGAGGTCGTGAAGCGGCTGAAGTCCCAGAACAGGCCGGTGCCCGACAGGTCTGGCAGATCGAGGTCGACGCCTTCATCGCCATTGCCCGTGAAATAGCCGGCGTTGAAGGTGAACCCGGTGAAGTTCGCGGTCACGAGGTTGGACCAGTCCATCAGGTTGATCACGTCGCCGTAGGCAGGGTTGTAGCCGCTGCTTACGACGGTCAGCTTTCCGGTGACGGTGATGAAGTCGAGATTACAGCCCGTGCCGGCGTCAGGGTTGTTGAAGACGATCCGGTCATGGGCACCCACGCCGCTCACGCCATCGACCATCGCGTTGTACTCGGCGGAACCGATCGTGATTCCGGTGAGATCGAGCTTGGACGTAGCGCCGCTGATGCCGAGAATCACATTGCTCTGAATGCTGTGTGTACTGCCGGAAGCAGTGGCGGGCGTGAAGGTCAGGGTGCCATGCGACGAGTCAGCCACGCTATCACCAGGGCGGATATTTGTGCCGCTGGCGGCGGTGAAGGTGGTGCCACGAACTACGCCTGTACCCAGGATGGTGCTGCCAGTGTTGGAGACCGAGACCGCACCGGTGCCGGTGGTGCCAGCGCCGTTGTTGCCGACCTGAAGAGCGCCGCCGGTCACGGCGGTGGTTCCCGAGTAGGTGTTGGCAGCGGTGATGAGCCAGGTGCTGGTTCCAGCTTTGTTCAACGTGGCTGCCCCGGTGATGACCGATGCAAAGGTGTTCGTGGCTCCGGTGTAGGTGCCACCCAAACTCAGCGCGATGCTGCCATAGGTGCCGGTGTTGTTGAAGTGCAGCGCTCCAGTTCCATTGTTGGTGATCCCGGCACTGCCCGTGGTGTTGCCTTTGAAGAGGCGGTCGGTGGAACCTCCGGCACCAATGTTCGTGATCCCCATGAAGCTGGCGGAGCCCGCGAGAGTGACGTCGCCTGTTCCCGCGCCGAAGCTGCTGGCCGTGCCCCCATTGGCCAGAGTGGTGAAGATTAGGTTCGTCTGGTTGACCGCCACCGTGCCCGTGAAGGTGTTGGCGCCGCCCACCGTGATCGAGCGGGAGCCAGAGCCTGCCTGGAACGTTACGTTGCCGCTCCCTGAGATGACGGCATTGGCAAGGTTCAGCCCGCTGGTGCCATTGGTTTGCACCGAGAGGTTCTTCCCGTTGGTATCGATCTCCACGCCACTGGAAACAGACACCGTGTTTGCCAGGGTAATGGTGGCATTGGCCCCGAGCTGGATCTTGCTCAAGGAAAGCGTCGAAGCCGTGCCGGACGCGGCATTGAGGCCGGATGCGCCAAGGATCAGCGTGCCTGAGCCGCTGAGCGAGGTGCCGGCGGCCATCGTCGCGCCCAGCACCGAGTACGTTCCGGAAAGAGATGGTTGGTTGGCTGCGGCCACGATGGCCGCGATGTCACCGGTGAGGTTGTTCGCCGGGGCCACGTCAGCAGCCCAGTTCAAAGGGTCGGTAAAACTGGTGCCGCTGCCACCATCCCACGTGACCGTGCCGCCTTCCGACGAAAGCGGAAGCCAGAGCAGCATGACGACGAGAATGCAGTATGGAAACGGACGCGCTGGGGCCTTCATAGGGAACGGTGGAAATCCGACGCCCTGTAAGCAGGGAGGCGCCCAGTTTCCGATTCGCGGTGCCTTTCGCATGTCGCGAAAACTCGCTACAAGCCCACGAGCAACGTCCTTGGTCGCGCTTCCGTACGGCTTGTGCGAAGATTCCTGCGTGAGATGAACCGCCTACCAGATCGCTTCTTCTGGATCCTTCTGCTGCTGGCTTTGATGGCGGGAAATGCGCGTGCCCAATTGCCATGGGAGGTAGTAGAGCCTCTGGCCATTGCGCCACCCGCCAAAGCAGGCCGGCAGATCATCCGGCTGGATGATCCGGTGTCCGCCAAGCGCCTCCGTGTCTCGATGACTCTTCAAGCATCCACTCAGGGGCCCTTTTCATGCACTGTGATGCTACTGGCCACCACGGATGCAAATCCCAGTTCTGCCAGCGCATGGAAGCCCATGTTCCCTGCGAGCTTTGCCGCGAGTCAGGGGCAGCTCACACGCTCCGGCGATGGCATTGAACTTCGCGACTTCATGGATGCCACGCAACTGGGTGTGGATGCGGGTCTTCCGGCCAATGACGTCACCGGCCTGGCCATCGACATTCGCAACTTGGACGGGAACCCAACGGAACTTCGCATGCCATCCCTGCGAGTAGAACGCGCCACCACTCTCACCACCAACGTGGCGCTCGGGTGCGCTGTGCAGATCATGCCGCGGGACAACCTCGCCAGCTCCGCCGGTTTTCTCACGGACGGCCAACTCGATGACGCGGTGTCTCTGGACTCCACACGGCACTTCGTGGTCGATCTGAAGCAGCACCGGGACCTGGACCACGTGAACATCCGCCTGCGCTCCACGGCCATGGGCAAGGCAACCACGCCTGGCATGCGCCTGGAGGTCTATGACTCGATCCAGGAAGGCGCATCCCCGGTCTGGCGCTCCGACGCACGTGCGCAGGCTGTTTCCTCAGCCGTGAGCAACGACTCGCGCGTGCTCATCCGGGCCACAGGTGGCGAGGGCGTCTTTGCGGGGCGCTATTTGAAGTTGTCCGCCGTGGAGACG
Protein-coding regions in this window:
- a CDS encoding HAD-IIB family hydrolase; this encodes MAASPPSLLLCFDFDGTLVHHECEPPFHPAMADMLRDFRRRGAIWVVNTGRSLSQTLDGLAQHNIFMLPDYIIAQECEIYRPGFFRPWTDFGSWNSKARRAHDHFIEKHARFLEGIRQHVQTQTQAEFLMGDLGQVGVVARDEPELDEICAVIEAWRAEQPDIGYHRNGRYLRFSHADFSKGTALRELARLLKVPRERIFAAGDNHNDLSMLDQSIAGNIACPVNALDPVKAHVQAHGGYLASRVASEGMMESLGHFFPSQAQPGNPRNPRR
- the rpsU gene encoding 30S ribosomal protein S21, with translation MPEVQVKKGEPVDRALKRLKTKLESEGILDEVRRLRAFETPKEKLRRKARAAAKRGKIRFRFTMNRPNAGEKAVAAEAPAPAAQA
- a CDS encoding autotransporter-associated beta strand repeat-containing protein, whose amino-acid sequence is MLLWLPLSSEGGTVTWDGGSGTSFTDPLNWAADVAPANNLTGDIAAIVAAANQPSLSGTYSVLGATMAAGTSLSGSGTLILGASGLNAASGTASTLSLSKIQLGANATITLANTVSVSSGVEIDTNGKNLSVQTNGTSGLNLANAVISGSGNVTFQAGSGSRSITVGGANTFTGTVAVNQTNLIFTTLANGGTASSFGAGTGDVTLAGSASFMGITNIGAGGSTDRLFKGNTTGSAGITNNGTGALHFNNTGTYGSIALSLGGTYTGATNTFASVITGAATLNKAGTSTWLITAANTYSGTTAVTGGALQVGNNGAGTTGTGAVSVSNTGSTILGTGVVRGTTFTAASGTNIRPGDSVADSSHGTLTFTPATASGSTHSIQSNVILGISGATSKLDLTGITIGSAEYNAMVDGVSGVGAHDRIVFNNPDAGTGCNLDFITVTGKLTVVSSGYNPAYGDVINLMDWSNLVTANFTGFTFNAGYFTGNGDEGVDLDLPDLSGTGLFWDFSRFTTSGNVIAVPEPGRMLLLLTGFACVAFRRRARLRA